The Larus michahellis chromosome 16, bLarMic1.1, whole genome shotgun sequence genome has a segment encoding these proteins:
- the SLC2A1 gene encoding solute carrier family 2, facilitated glucose transporter member 1 has translation MDTGSKMTARLMLAVGGAVLGSLQFGYNTGVINAPQKVIEDFYNRTWLYRYEEPISPATLTTLWSLSVAIFSVGGMIGSFSVGLFVNRFGRRNSMLMSNILAFVSAVLMGFSKMALSFEMLILGRFIIGLYSGLTTGFVPMYVGEVSPTALRGALGTFHQLGIVLGILIAQVFGLDLIMGNDSLWPLLLGFIFVPALLQCIILPFAPESPRFLLINRNEENKAKSVLKKLRGTTDVSSDLQEMKEESRQMMREKKVTIMELFRSPMYRQPILIAIVLQLSQQLSGINAVFYYSTSIFEKAGVEQPVYATIGSGVVNTAFTVVSLFVVERAGRRTLHLIGLAGMAGCAVLMTIALTLLDQMPWMSYLSIVAIFGFVAFFEIGPGPIPWFIVAELFSQGPRPAAFAVAGLSNWTSNFIVGMGFQYIAQLCGSYVFIIFTVLLVLFFIFTYFKVPETKGRTFDEIASGFRQGGASQSDKTPDEFHSLGADSQV, from the exons atGGACACCGGCAGCAAG ATGACGGCTCGCCTGATGCTCGCCGTGGGAGGAGCGGTGCTGGGTTCCTTGCAATTCGGCTACAACACTGGCGTTATCAACGCTCCGCAAAAG GTGATTGAGGACTTCTACAACCGTACCTGGCTGTACCGATATGAGGAGCCCATCAGCCCTGCCACCCTCACCACACTCTGGTCCCTCTCAGTCGCCATCTTCTCCGTCGGAGGCATGATCGGATCCTTTTCCGTGGGGCTCTTTGTCAATCGCTTCGGACG gCGCAACTCCATGCTGATGTCCAACATTCTTGCCTTCGTGTCCGCTGTCCTCATGGGCTTCTCCAAGATGGCGCTCTCCTTCGAGATGCTCATCCTCGGCCGTTTCATTATTGGCCTCTATTCCGGCCTCACCACTGGTTTCGTGCCCATGTATGTGGGGGAGGTGTCACCCACTGCACTGCGGGGCGCGCTGGGGACCTTCCACCAGCTCGGCATCGTCTTGGGCATCCTCATCGCACAG GTGTTCGGTTTGGACTTGATCATGGGAAACGACTCGCTCTGGCCGCTGCTCCTGGGGTTCATCTTcgtccctgccctgctgcagtgcATCATCCTGCCCTTCGCCCCCGAGAGCCCCCGCTTCCTCCTCATCAACCGCAACGAGGAGAACAAAGCCAAGAGCG TCCTCAAGAAGCTGCGGGGCACGACGGACGTCAGCAGCGACCTCCAGGAGATGAAAGAGGAGAGCCGGCAAATGATGAGGGAGAAGAAGGTCACCATAATGGAGCTCTTCCGTTCCCCCATGTATCGCCAGCCCATCCTCATTGCGAttgtcctgcagctctcccagcagctctcGGGGATCAACGCG GTCTTCTACTACTCCACCAGCATCTTTGAGAAGGCTGGCGTGGAGCAGCCCGTCTACGCCACCATCGGCTCCGGTGTGGTGAATACGGCTTTCACGGTCGTTTCG CTCTTCGTGGTGGAACGAGCCGGACGCAGGACCCTCCACCTCATCGGCCTGGCAGGGATGGCGGGCTGTGCGGTGCTCATGACCATTGCGCTGACGCTACTG GACCAAATGCCCTGGATGTCCTACCTCAGCATCGTGGCCATCTTCGGGTTCGTGGCCTTCTTTGAGATCGGCCCAGGCCCCATCCCTTGGTTTATCGTGGCAGAACTGTTCAGCCAAGGCCCTCGTCCCGCTGCCTTCGCTGTTGCCGGCCTCTCCAACTGGACCTCGAACTTCATCGTGGGCATGGGCTTCCAGTACATCGCG caaCTCTGCGGCTCCTACGTCTTCATCATCTTCACGGTGCTGCTCgtcctcttcttcatcttcacCTACTTCAAGGTGCCGGAGACGAAGGGTCGGACCTTCGACGAGATCGCCTCGGGTTTCCGGCAGGGGGGAGCAAGCCAGAGCGACAAAACCCCGGACGAGTTTCACAGCTTGGGCGCCGACTCCCAGGTCTaa